A single Tachypleus tridentatus isolate NWPU-2018 chromosome 9, ASM421037v1, whole genome shotgun sequence DNA region contains:
- the LOC143227252 gene encoding sodium/potassium-transporting ATPase subunit beta-like has protein sequence MSQELSQLLSGYNTEMIDNQNFTECSRESPPAGHSCFFNIQLISPKCIETETFGYRYGKPCIFLQFSNISNWEPVPYNTRDLHTAVELPERLRSTYDPHYAYIDCEGDTAFDKENLGFIHYSPYQGFPVNFFPYTDQPDFMPPLVSVHFSSPRIGIAINVGCKLWAKNVNHAEDAVPNGTVRFTLPID, from the coding sequence ATGAGCCAAGAATTATCACAGTTATTATCTGGCTATAACACAGAAATGATTGATAATCAAAACTTTACCGAGTGTTCTAGAGAAAGTCCTCCAGCGGGACATTCGTGCTTCTTCAACATCCAATTAATTTCACCTAAATGCATTGAAACCGAAACATTTGGATACAGATATGGTAAACCATGTATTTTTCTCCAATTCTCAAACATCAGCAACTGGGAGCCTGTTCCCTACAACACCAGAGATCTCCACACTGCAGTTGAACTACCTGAAAGATTACGTTCTACCTACGACCCACATTATGCCTATATAGACTGTGAGGGAGACACTGCTTTTGACAAGGAGAACCTTGGTTTCATACACTACTCTCCATACCAAGGATTTCCAGTAAACTTCTTCCCCTATACAGATCAACCCGACTTCATGCCTCCTCTAGTGTCTGTACACTTTTCTAGCCCGAGAATTGGAATTGCTATAAATGTAGGATGTAAACTGTGGGCGAAGAATGTGAATCATGCAGAAGACGCTGTTCCCAACGGGACTGTTCGTTTTACTCTTCCTATTGATTAG